In Serratia sp. FDAARGOS_506, a genomic segment contains:
- the betA gene encoding choline dehydrogenase, translated as MEFDYIIIGAGSAGNVLATRLTEDADVSVLLLEAGGPDYRMDFRTQMPAALAFPLQGRRYNWAYETDPEPHMNNRRMECGRGKGLGGSSLINGMCYIRGNAMDFDNWAKAPGLEDWTYLDCLPYFRKAETRDIGPNDYHGGEGPVSVTTPKAGNNELFHAMVEAGVQAGYPRTDDLNGYQQEGFGPMDRTVTPKGRRASTARGYLDQARSRPNLKIVTHALTDHIVFDGKRAVGVNYLQGDSNQLTHAKARREVLLCAGAIASPQILQRSGVGPAALLNSLDINVVHDLPGVGENLQDHLEMYLQYACKKPVSLYPALQWFNQPKIGAEWLFNGTGIGASNQFEAGGFIRSRAEFAWPNIQYHFLPVAINYNGSNAVKEHGFQAHVGSMRSPSRGRVQVKSKDPRQHPSILFNYMSTEQDWQEFRDAIRITREIMAQPALDEYRGREISPGPEVQTDEQLDAFVREHAETAFHPSCSCKMGEDEMAVVDGQGRVHGMEGLRVVDASIMPLIITGNLNATTIMIAEKIADRIRQRAPLPRSTADYYVAGDAPVRNQ; from the coding sequence ATGGAATTTGACTACATCATTATCGGTGCCGGTTCCGCCGGCAACGTGTTAGCCACCCGATTGACCGAGGACGCCGACGTCAGCGTCCTGCTGCTGGAAGCCGGTGGCCCGGATTACCGGATGGATTTCCGTACCCAAATGCCGGCCGCGCTGGCGTTTCCGCTGCAAGGCCGCCGCTATAACTGGGCGTATGAAACCGATCCTGAGCCGCACATGAACAATCGCCGGATGGAATGCGGCCGCGGCAAAGGGCTGGGCGGTTCGTCCCTGATCAACGGCATGTGTTACATTCGCGGCAACGCGATGGATTTCGACAACTGGGCTAAGGCACCGGGTCTGGAAGACTGGACCTATCTGGATTGTCTGCCGTATTTCCGCAAGGCGGAAACCCGCGATATCGGCCCGAACGATTACCACGGCGGCGAGGGCCCGGTGAGCGTCACCACGCCGAAAGCCGGTAACAACGAACTGTTCCACGCGATGGTGGAAGCCGGCGTGCAGGCGGGTTACCCGCGCACCGACGATCTGAACGGTTACCAACAAGAAGGCTTCGGCCCGATGGATCGCACCGTGACGCCGAAAGGGCGCCGCGCCAGCACCGCCCGCGGTTATCTGGATCAGGCGCGTTCGCGGCCGAACCTGAAAATCGTCACCCATGCGCTGACCGACCATATCGTGTTCGACGGCAAGCGTGCGGTGGGCGTCAACTATTTGCAGGGCGACAGCAATCAGCTGACCCACGCCAAAGCGCGCCGCGAAGTGTTGCTGTGCGCCGGCGCCATCGCCTCGCCGCAGATCCTGCAGCGTTCGGGCGTCGGCCCGGCGGCGCTGCTGAACAGCCTGGATATCAACGTGGTGCACGATCTGCCGGGCGTCGGGGAAAACTTGCAGGATCATCTGGAGATGTACCTGCAGTACGCCTGTAAGAAACCGGTGTCGCTGTACCCGGCGCTGCAATGGTTCAACCAGCCGAAAATCGGCGCGGAATGGCTGTTCAACGGCACCGGCATCGGCGCCAGCAACCAGTTCGAGGCCGGCGGCTTCATCCGCAGCCGCGCAGAGTTCGCCTGGCCGAACATTCAGTATCACTTCCTGCCGGTGGCGATTAACTATAACGGCAGCAACGCGGTGAAAGAGCACGGCTTCCAGGCGCACGTCGGCTCGATGCGTTCGCCGAGCCGCGGCCGGGTGCAGGTGAAATCGAAAGATCCGCGCCAGCACCCGAGCATTCTGTTCAACTACATGTCGACTGAACAGGATTGGCAGGAGTTCCGCGACGCCATTCGCATCACGCGCGAGATCATGGCGCAGCCGGCCCTGGACGAATACCGCGGCCGCGAGATAAGCCCGGGGCCGGAGGTGCAGACCGACGAGCAGCTGGACGCTTTCGTGCGTGAGCACGCCGAAACCGCCTTCCACCCGTCCTGCTCGTGCAAGATGGGTGAGGATGAGATGGCGGTGGTCGATGGCCAAGGCCGGGTGCACGGCATGGAAGGATTGCGGGTGGTGGATGCGTCGATCATGCCGCTGATCATCACCGGCAACCTGAACGCCACCACCATCATGATCGCCGAGAAGATCGCCGACCGCATTCGTCAGCGCGCGCCGCTGCCGCGCAGCACCGCCGACTATTACGTCGCCGGCGATGCGCCGGTGCGCAATCAGTAA
- a CDS encoding EAL domain-containing protein, whose protein sequence is MSGSFREKNNGINYVFQPMFAKSGQLLAVECLSRFTFNSEYAHFSPEQFFRHADSATRIEILMDQINLIDKYKHWFHENQVIATLNVDDYSLQSLANTHFAERINAMRCIHFEISENSTRLVKDRVHGDPSLNSYSFWLDDFGSGYAGFSALYNSQFRFVKLDRFLLWDFMKKSGGEGLMRALLRFFYLNHYKVIIEGVETPEHKKWLDEMPYYALQGKLWKESSIKDLNSLLTAEYF, encoded by the coding sequence ATGAGCGGTTCTTTTAGAGAGAAAAATAACGGCATTAATTATGTTTTTCAGCCAATGTTCGCGAAATCGGGACAATTGCTGGCCGTTGAATGCCTGTCTCGCTTTACGTTTAATAGCGAATATGCCCATTTTTCTCCTGAACAGTTCTTTCGCCACGCCGACAGCGCAACCCGGATTGAGATTTTGATGGATCAGATCAATCTGATCGATAAATACAAACACTGGTTTCATGAAAACCAAGTGATAGCCACTTTGAATGTTGACGATTATTCCCTGCAATCGCTGGCGAATACTCACTTTGCCGAAAGAATTAATGCCATGCGCTGTATTCATTTTGAGATCAGCGAGAATTCAACCCGGCTGGTGAAAGATCGCGTGCACGGCGATCCGTCATTGAATAGTTATTCATTTTGGCTCGATGATTTTGGTTCTGGCTATGCGGGTTTTTCCGCGTTGTACAACAGCCAGTTCCGCTTCGTTAAGCTCGATCGTTTTCTGCTTTGGGACTTTATGAAAAAGTCCGGCGGCGAGGGCTTGATGCGCGCGTTACTGCGCTTCTTTTACCTTAATCATTACAAGGTAATTATCGAAGGAGTTGAAACTCCCGAACACAAGAAATGGCTGGATGAAATGCCATATTACGCACTGCAGGGAAAGCTGTGGAAGGAATCCAGCATCAAGGATTTGAACTCGCTTCTTACAGCTGAATACTTTTAA
- a CDS encoding FMN-binding glutamate synthase family protein, translated as MKSSLFSRYTCFVLSILLTLVFLIMMRNHPWFWLPALACGGLMVLGIYDLTQQRHAICRNYPIIGRLRFFFEFIRPELRQYFLEQDNEEIPFSRTQRTLVYRRAKNEMGDKPFGTLLDVYQTGYECIGHSMRPVEAADPTSFRITIGGADCRQPYSASIFNISAMSFGALSANAIRALNLGAAKGNFYHDTGEGSISRYHRENNGDLVWELGSGYFGCRTADGHFDPRRFAEQAQSPQVKMIEIKLSQGAKPGHGGILPAKKVDAEIAATRGVPEGVDCISPASHSAFTTPLEMMHFIQQLRELSGGKPVGFKLCIGHPWEFVAIVKAMLHTRILPDFIVVDGKEGGTGAAPLELSNYMGMPLREGLLFVHNTLVGCGLRDQIKIGASGKIISAFDIASVLVLGADWVNSARGFMFAVGCIQSQSCHTNHCPTGVATQDPLRQKALVVPNKAERVYHFHQNTVKALADMLAAAGVSRPEQLTSHHMLRRITPTEIKVYADIYYYLEPGALLQPEIKSEFYARMWRMATPTSFDQAISLPTA; from the coding sequence ATGAAGTCGTCCTTATTCAGCCGCTACACCTGCTTTGTGCTGAGCATCTTGCTCACCCTGGTTTTCTTGATCATGATGCGCAACCATCCGTGGTTCTGGCTGCCGGCCCTGGCCTGCGGTGGCTTGATGGTACTGGGTATCTACGATCTCACGCAGCAGCGCCATGCCATTTGTCGCAACTACCCGATCATCGGTCGCCTGCGCTTCTTCTTCGAATTCATCCGTCCGGAACTGCGCCAGTATTTCCTCGAGCAGGATAATGAAGAGATCCCGTTTTCGCGCACCCAGCGCACGCTGGTCTATCGCCGCGCGAAAAATGAGATGGGCGACAAACCGTTCGGCACCCTGCTGGACGTGTACCAAACCGGCTATGAGTGTATCGGCCACTCCATGCGGCCGGTGGAAGCCGCCGACCCGACCAGTTTCCGCATCACCATCGGCGGCGCCGACTGCCGCCAGCCCTACTCCGCGTCGATATTCAACATTTCGGCCATGAGCTTCGGCGCGCTCTCCGCCAACGCCATTCGCGCACTCAACCTCGGTGCGGCCAAGGGCAATTTCTACCACGACACCGGTGAGGGCAGCATCAGCCGCTATCACCGCGAGAACAACGGCGATCTGGTGTGGGAACTGGGCAGCGGCTATTTCGGCTGTCGCACCGCCGACGGCCATTTCGATCCGCGGCGCTTTGCCGAGCAGGCGCAAAGCCCGCAGGTGAAAATGATTGAAATCAAGCTCAGCCAGGGCGCCAAACCCGGCCACGGCGGCATTCTGCCGGCGAAGAAGGTGGATGCGGAAATCGCCGCCACGCGCGGTGTGCCGGAAGGCGTCGACTGCATCTCGCCGGCCTCGCACAGCGCCTTCACCACTCCGCTGGAGATGATGCATTTCATCCAGCAGCTGCGCGAGCTGTCGGGCGGCAAGCCGGTCGGTTTCAAACTGTGCATCGGCCATCCGTGGGAGTTCGTCGCTATCGTCAAGGCGATGCTGCACACCCGCATCCTGCCGGACTTCATCGTGGTGGACGGCAAGGAAGGCGGCACCGGCGCCGCGCCGCTCGAACTCTCCAACTATATGGGCATGCCGCTGCGCGAAGGGCTGCTGTTCGTGCATAACACGCTGGTGGGCTGCGGCCTGCGCGACCAAATCAAGATAGGCGCCAGCGGCAAGATCATCAGCGCCTTCGACATCGCCAGCGTGCTGGTGCTCGGCGCCGATTGGGTGAACTCGGCACGCGGCTTTATGTTCGCCGTCGGCTGCATCCAGTCGCAAAGTTGCCATACCAACCACTGCCCGACCGGCGTGGCAACGCAAGATCCGCTGCGGCAAAAGGCGCTGGTGGTGCCGAACAAGGCGGAGCGCGTCTACCACTTCCATCAAAATACGGTGAAAGCGCTGGCGGACATGCTGGCGGCGGCCGGCGTCAGCCGCCCGGAGCAACTGACTTCGCATCATATGCTGCGCCGCATCACGCCCACCGAGATCAAAGTGTACGCCGATATCTATTACTACCTGGAACCGGGCGCGCTGCTGCAGCCGGAGATCAAAAGCGAGTTCTACGCCCGCATGTGGCGCATGGCGACGCCCACCAGTTTCGATCAGGCGATCTCGCTGCCGACGGCATGA
- the betI gene encoding transcriptional regulator BetI, whose protein sequence is MPKVGMQPIRRQQLIDATLAAVNEVGMHDATIAQIARRAGVSNGIISHYFKDKNGLLEATMRYLISHLGEAVKLRLQALTDNSPAARLQAIVAGNFDDSQINSAAMKTWLAFWASSLHQPQLNRLQQVNGRRLYSNLCAEFRRVMPQPQARLAAKGLAALIDGLWLRSALRGSAFNQSQALALTTEYITFQLRGQTPPGG, encoded by the coding sequence ATGCCAAAGGTAGGAATGCAGCCAATCAGAAGGCAGCAGTTGATTGATGCCACGCTCGCCGCGGTAAACGAAGTGGGAATGCATGACGCTACCATCGCGCAGATCGCGCGGCGGGCAGGCGTTTCCAACGGCATCATCAGCCATTATTTCAAGGACAAGAACGGCCTGCTGGAAGCCACGATGCGCTATCTGATCAGCCATCTCGGTGAGGCGGTGAAGCTGCGGTTGCAGGCGCTGACCGATAACAGCCCGGCGGCGCGGCTGCAGGCTATCGTCGCCGGCAACTTCGACGACAGCCAGATCAACAGCGCGGCGATGAAAACCTGGCTGGCCTTTTGGGCCAGCAGTCTGCACCAACCGCAGCTCAACCGGCTGCAGCAGGTGAACGGCCGCCGGCTCTATTCCAACCTGTGCGCCGAGTTTCGTCGCGTTATGCCGCAGCCGCAGGCGCGGTTGGCGGCCAAGGGGCTGGCGGCGCTGATCGACGGACTGTGGCTGCGCAGCGCGCTGCGCGGTTCGGCGTTCAATCAGTCGCAGGCGTTGGCGCTCACGACCGAATACATCACGTTCCAACTCCGGGGGCAGACGCCGCCCGGAGGATAA
- a CDS encoding LuxR family transcriptional regulator, with protein MSKNNVLVISECKYSYVGLSVLLKKHYGAYDIRLFSDFMHGGAKAEKITKHDIALIFTSQNLEQSVNVIESLVSLHQQYNSKTRLLVFYDDERVVKLLSILGISVELVSTRIPLYSLQEKIQRLLESKEPGGIKVQKTRELSPAESDVIFNLLRGDSLLHIAEKRGTHPKTIFSQKYSAMKKLRLRSMSTIFVAGK; from the coding sequence ATGTCTAAAAACAACGTTCTTGTGATTAGTGAGTGTAAGTACAGCTATGTTGGCCTGTCGGTGCTGCTGAAGAAACACTACGGCGCGTACGATATCCGCCTGTTTTCCGATTTCATGCACGGCGGCGCCAAAGCAGAGAAGATCACCAAGCACGATATCGCGCTGATTTTCACCTCGCAAAACCTGGAACAGAGCGTCAATGTGATCGAAAGCCTGGTGTCCCTGCACCAGCAGTACAACAGCAAGACACGCCTGCTGGTGTTTTATGACGATGAGCGCGTAGTGAAACTGTTGTCGATCCTGGGGATTTCCGTCGAGTTGGTCTCCACCCGCATTCCGCTTTATTCGCTGCAGGAAAAAATCCAGCGGTTGCTGGAAAGCAAAGAGCCGGGCGGCATCAAGGTACAGAAAACCCGCGAGCTCAGCCCGGCGGAAAGCGACGTGATCTTCAATCTGCTGCGCGGCGATAGCCTGCTGCACATTGCGGAAAAGCGCGGCACACACCCGAAAACCATCTTCTCGCAGAAATACAGCGCGATGAAAAAGCTGCGGCTGCGCAGCATGAGCACCATCTTCGTCGCCGGCAAATAA
- the betB gene encoding betaine-aldehyde dehydrogenase — translation MSRFGLQKLYIHGAYVDSTAGKTFNAINPANGEVLAEVQSAGAEDVDRAVASAASGQKVWAAMTAMARSRILRRAVDILRERNDELAALETLDTGKAMSETTAVDIVTGADVLEYYAGLIPAIEGEQIPLRETSFVYTRREPLGVVAGIGAWNYPIQIALWKSAPALAAGNAMIFKPSEVTSLTALKLAEIYTEAGLPDGVFNVVTGSGAEVGQYLTDHPGIAKVSFTGGVKTGKKVMANASGSTLKEVTMELGGKSPLIIFDDADLDRAADIAMMANFYSSGQVCTNGTRVFVPAALQAQFEAKILERVKRIRLGDPTDPQTNFGPLVSFAHMESVLRFIESGKNSGARLLCGGERVTHGEFGKGAYVAPTVFSDCRDDMEIVREEIFGPVMSILSYQSEEEVVRRANDTTFGLAAGVVTNDLARAHRVIHQLEAGICWINTWGESAAEMPVGGYKQSGVGRENGLTTLEHYTQIKSVQVELGEYASVF, via the coding sequence ATGTCCCGTTTTGGCTTGCAGAAGCTCTATATTCATGGCGCCTATGTAGACAGCACCGCTGGAAAAACCTTCAACGCCATTAACCCGGCGAACGGCGAAGTTCTGGCTGAAGTCCAGTCCGCCGGCGCTGAAGACGTCGATCGTGCGGTGGCCAGCGCGGCCAGTGGGCAGAAGGTGTGGGCGGCGATGACGGCGATGGCGCGTTCGCGCATCCTGCGTCGCGCGGTGGATATTCTGCGCGAGCGCAACGATGAGCTGGCGGCGCTGGAAACGCTGGATACCGGCAAAGCGATGTCGGAAACCACTGCGGTGGATATCGTTACCGGTGCCGACGTGCTGGAATATTACGCCGGCCTGATCCCGGCCATTGAAGGTGAACAGATCCCGCTGCGCGAAACCTCATTCGTTTACACCCGCCGCGAACCGCTGGGCGTAGTGGCCGGCATCGGCGCCTGGAACTATCCGATTCAAATCGCGCTGTGGAAGTCCGCGCCGGCGCTGGCGGCGGGTAATGCGATGATCTTCAAACCGAGTGAAGTCACGTCGTTGACGGCGTTGAAGCTGGCGGAAATTTACACCGAAGCCGGCCTGCCGGACGGCGTATTCAACGTGGTGACCGGCAGCGGCGCGGAGGTGGGGCAGTATCTGACCGACCATCCGGGTATCGCCAAAGTCTCTTTCACCGGTGGGGTGAAAACCGGCAAGAAGGTGATGGCCAACGCGTCGGGGTCGACGCTGAAGGAAGTCACCATGGAGCTGGGCGGCAAGTCGCCGCTGATTATTTTCGACGACGCCGATCTGGATCGCGCCGCCGATATCGCCATGATGGCCAACTTCTACAGCTCCGGCCAGGTGTGCACCAACGGCACCCGCGTCTTCGTACCGGCCGCGCTGCAGGCGCAGTTTGAGGCGAAAATCCTCGAGCGCGTGAAGCGCATTCGCTTGGGCGATCCGACCGATCCGCAGACCAACTTCGGGCCGCTGGTCAGCTTCGCGCACATGGAGTCGGTGCTGCGCTTTATCGAGAGCGGCAAGAATAGCGGCGCGCGCCTGCTGTGCGGCGGCGAACGCGTTACCCACGGCGAATTCGGCAAGGGTGCTTATGTGGCGCCGACGGTATTCAGCGACTGCCGCGACGACATGGAAATCGTGCGCGAGGAGATCTTCGGGCCGGTGATGAGCATTCTCAGCTACCAGAGCGAAGAGGAAGTGGTGCGCCGCGCCAATGACACCACCTTCGGCCTGGCCGCAGGCGTGGTGACCAACGATCTGGCTCGCGCGCACCGCGTGATCCACCAGTTGGAAGCCGGCATTTGCTGGATCAACACCTGGGGTGAGTCGGCGGCGGAAATGCCGGTCGGCGGTTACAAGCAGTCTGGCGTCGGCCGCGAGAACGGCCTGACTACGCTGGAACATTACACCCAGATCAAATCGGTGCAGGTCGAGCTGGGCGAATACGCCTCGGTATTCTGA
- a CDS encoding fimbrial protein has protein sequence MKKVLLPLAALVLSATASNAMAANGTVKFTGEIKQSTCQVTSDTQNKEVYLGTYPTSAFPTVGSKSASKAFQISLEKCDAGDYSLRFDGNTVAGNPDLLSVSNVGGTGAAATGVGIEITDNNGKPFAIGDGSNINDDVAKVTIAADGKATFNLQARYRSFDSNVTAGLANATSPFTIEYK, from the coding sequence ATGAAAAAAGTATTATTGCCTTTGGCTGCCCTGGTATTGTCTGCAACTGCTTCCAACGCAATGGCAGCAAACGGCACTGTTAAATTCACCGGTGAAATCAAACAGTCTACCTGCCAGGTAACTAGCGATACTCAGAATAAAGAAGTTTACCTGGGTACTTACCCAACTTCTGCTTTCCCAACCGTGGGTTCTAAATCCGCTTCTAAAGCTTTCCAGATCTCTCTGGAAAAATGTGATGCCGGTGATTACAGCCTGCGCTTCGACGGTAACACCGTTGCTGGTAACCCAGACCTGCTGTCCGTAAGCAACGTTGGCGGCACCGGCGCTGCAGCTACCGGCGTGGGTATCGAAATCACCGATAACAACGGCAAGCCATTCGCTATCGGTGACGGTTCCAACATCAACGACGACGTAGCGAAAGTCACCATCGCTGCTGACGGTAAAGCGACCTTCAACCTGCAGGCTCGTTACCGTTCATTCGATAGCAACGTAACTGCAGGTCTGGCTAA
- a CDS encoding choline transporter yields the protein MTTRETSSKPQQDRLNPVVFFTSAGLILAFSLMTIFFTDFSGQWITRTLNWVSTTFGWYYLLAATLYIVFVVFIAASRFGSIKLGPEQSKPEFSLMSWAAMLFAAGIGIDLMFFSVAEPVTQYMMPPEGDGQTLEAARQAMVWTLFHYGLTGWSMYALMGIALGYFSYRYNLPLTIRSALYPIFGKRINGPIGHSVDIAAVLGTIFGIATTLGIGVVQLNYGLKVLFEIPENLTVQGSLILLSVIMATISVTSGVNKGIRILSELNVLLALGLILFVLFFGDTEFLLNALVLNVGDYVNRFMGMTLNSFAFDRPVEWMNNWTLFFWAWWVAWSPFVGLFLARISRGRTIRQFVVGTLIIPFVFTLLWLSIFGNSALYQIIHGNAEFAQEVMQFPERGFYSLLAQYPGFTFSASVATITGLLFYVTSADSGSLVLGNFTSRLADINNDAPNWLRIFWSVAIGLLTIGMLMTDGVPALQKTTVIMGLPFSFVIFFVMAGLYKSLRVEDYRKASALSTLAPVPVSSHDVLNWKQRLSRVMNYPGTQYTQKMLDKVCRPAMQDVARELELRGAKVEFSEVPPTEDERLNHLELLVHLGEEQNFIYQIWPMRYSVPGFTYRARSGKSHYYRLETFLMEGTQGNDLMDYSKEQVIGDILDQYEKHLNFLHIHREAPGGTLTFPDM from the coding sequence ATGACAACACGCGAAACCTCCTCCAAACCGCAGCAGGACCGCCTCAACCCTGTGGTTTTCTTCACCTCGGCGGGGCTGATCCTGGCCTTCTCGTTGATGACCATCTTTTTCACCGACTTCTCCGGACAGTGGATTACCCGCACGCTGAATTGGGTGTCGACCACCTTCGGTTGGTACTACCTGCTGGCGGCGACGCTGTACATCGTGTTCGTAGTGTTTATCGCCGCCTCGCGCTTCGGTTCGATCAAGCTCGGGCCGGAGCAGTCCAAGCCGGAGTTCAGCCTGATGAGCTGGGCGGCGATGCTGTTCGCCGCCGGCATCGGCATCGACCTGATGTTCTTCTCGGTGGCCGAACCGGTGACCCAGTACATGATGCCGCCGGAAGGCGATGGCCAAACGCTGGAGGCCGCGCGCCAGGCGATGGTTTGGACACTGTTCCACTACGGCCTGACCGGCTGGTCGATGTATGCGCTGATGGGTATCGCCCTCGGCTACTTCAGCTATCGCTACAACCTGCCACTGACCATCCGTTCGGCGTTGTACCCGATCTTCGGTAAGCGCATCAACGGCCCGATCGGCCACAGCGTGGACATCGCCGCGGTGCTCGGCACTATCTTCGGCATCGCCACCACGCTGGGTATCGGCGTGGTGCAGCTCAACTACGGCCTCAAGGTGTTGTTCGAGATCCCGGAAAACTTGACGGTGCAGGGCTCGCTGATCCTGCTGTCGGTGATCATGGCTACCATCTCCGTCACCTCGGGCGTCAACAAAGGCATCCGTATCCTGTCCGAGCTGAACGTACTACTGGCGCTGGGCCTGATCCTGTTCGTGCTGTTCTTCGGCGACACCGAATTCCTGCTCAACGCCCTGGTGCTTAACGTCGGCGATTACGTCAACCGCTTTATGGGCATGACGCTCAACAGCTTCGCCTTCGATCGGCCGGTGGAGTGGATGAACAACTGGACGCTGTTCTTCTGGGCCTGGTGGGTGGCGTGGTCGCCGTTCGTCGGTCTGTTCCTGGCGCGCATCTCGCGCGGGCGCACCATTCGCCAGTTCGTGGTCGGCACGCTGATCATACCGTTCGTGTTCACCCTGCTGTGGCTGTCTATTTTCGGCAACAGCGCGCTGTACCAGATCATTCACGGCAACGCCGAGTTTGCGCAGGAAGTGATGCAGTTCCCGGAGCGCGGCTTCTACAGCCTGCTGGCGCAATACCCCGGCTTCACCTTCAGCGCCTCGGTGGCCACCATCACCGGCCTGCTGTTCTACGTCACTTCGGCGGACTCCGGTTCGCTGGTGCTGGGTAACTTCACCTCTCGCCTGGCCGACATCAATAATGATGCGCCGAATTGGCTGCGGATTTTCTGGTCGGTGGCGATCGGTCTGCTGACCATCGGCATGCTGATGACCGACGGCGTGCCGGCGCTGCAGAAAACCACGGTGATCATGGGCCTGCCGTTCAGCTTCGTGATCTTCTTCGTGATGGCCGGGCTGTATAAATCGCTGCGAGTGGAAGACTACCGCAAAGCCAGTGCGCTCAGCACCCTGGCGCCGGTGCCGGTCTCCAGCCACGACGTGCTCAATTGGAAACAGCGCCTGTCGCGGGTGATGAACTACCCGGGCACCCAGTACACGCAGAAAATGTTGGATAAGGTTTGCCGCCCGGCGATGCAGGACGTGGCGCGTGAGCTGGAGTTGCGCGGCGCGAAAGTGGAGTTCAGCGAAGTGCCGCCGACCGAGGACGAGCGTCTGAACCACCTGGAGCTGCTGGTACACCTTGGCGAGGAACAGAACTTCATCTATCAGATATGGCCGATGCGCTACTCGGTGCCGGGCTTCACCTATCGCGCCCGCTCCGGCAAGTCGCACTACTACCGGCTGGAAACCTTCCTGATGGAAGGCACCCAGGGCAACGACCTGATGGACTACAGCAAGGAACAGGTGATTGGCGATATCCTCGACCAGTACGAGAAACACCTGAACTTCCTGCATATTCATCGCGAAGCGCCGGGGGGTACCCTGACCTTCCCGGATATGTGA